In Rhodopirellula islandica, one DNA window encodes the following:
- a CDS encoding ThuA domain-containing protein produces the protein MTSHSTLSRRFAATFLLASAVLVSGFASADEAPDAKADNDSLNVLIITSGCCHDYDFQAKAIQLAATKAGVEAKWTVVNDGGKGTQAEIDFYGDENWAKPFDVVIHNECFAATTNPDYIRQITKAHHAGVPAVVIHCAMHTYRDAEIDDWREFLGVTSRRHDHQSHYPVEVVAKDHPVMREYPAAHVSAMDELYIIEKVWPNTTVLATSKSERDGKSHPVIWTNQYGDARVYGTTYGHSTETFQDNVFLANLVRGMLWAAGRVE, from the coding sequence ATGACGTCTCACTCCACCCTGTCGCGGCGTTTCGCCGCGACTTTTTTGTTGGCATCCGCCGTCCTCGTTTCCGGGTTTGCCTCGGCCGACGAAGCCCCCGATGCCAAAGCGGACAACGATTCGCTGAATGTCCTGATCATCACCAGCGGTTGCTGCCACGATTACGACTTCCAAGCCAAAGCGATCCAGTTGGCGGCCACCAAGGCCGGTGTCGAAGCCAAATGGACCGTCGTCAACGATGGCGGCAAAGGCACCCAAGCCGAAATCGACTTCTACGGCGATGAAAACTGGGCCAAACCATTCGACGTCGTCATTCACAATGAATGCTTCGCTGCCACGACCAACCCCGACTACATCCGCCAAATCACGAAAGCCCACCACGCCGGTGTGCCAGCCGTGGTCATTCACTGCGCCATGCACACCTACCGTGACGCGGAAATCGACGATTGGCGTGAGTTCCTGGGCGTGACCAGCCGCCGCCATGATCACCAAAGCCATTACCCAGTCGAAGTGGTTGCGAAAGACCACCCGGTCATGCGTGAGTACCCCGCCGCTCACGTGTCCGCCATGGACGAGCTGTACATCATCGAAAAGGTTTGGCCCAACACGACCGTTTTGGCAACCTCCAAGAGCGAACGCGATGGCAAGTCCCATCCCGTCATTTGGACCAACCAATACGGCGACGCTCGCGTCTACGGAACCACCTACGGGCACTCCACCGAAACGTTCCAAGACAATGTGTTCCTGGCCAACCTGGTCCGCGGCATGCTCTGGGCCGCTGGTCGAGTCGAGTAG